A single genomic interval of Halorubrum aethiopicum harbors:
- a CDS encoding type II toxin-antitoxin system HicA family toxin has protein sequence MKLRYEHPETDEIRVVSVPLHDEIRTGTLRNVADQCGALDFDEFCKWIDRNV, from the coding sequence CTGAAGCTCAGATACGAACATCCGGAGACGGATGAGATCAGAGTCGTTAGCGTCCCGCTCCACGACGAGATCCGAACGGGAACGCTCCGGAACGTCGCCGACCAGTGTGGTGCGCTCGACTTCGACGAGTTCTGTAAGTGGATCGACCGAAACGTCTGA
- a CDS encoding type II toxin-antitoxin system HicB family antitoxin, giving the protein MSTDTGGNDEDPSPATHITLELSEDGETWIVTDEETGVTTQGETREHALEMIDEAVTLHKGETGTPVTDGDLREWGIDPETVENEVGVPDVPWFNADEE; this is encoded by the coding sequence ATGAGCACGGATACGGGCGGAAACGACGAGGATCCGTCGCCCGCGACACATATCACGCTCGAACTGTCGGAGGACGGCGAGACGTGGATCGTCACCGACGAAGAGACGGGGGTGACGACGCAGGGAGAGACCCGCGAGCACGCATTGGAGATGATCGACGAGGCGGTCACGCTTCACAAGGGTGAGACGGGGACGCCCGTCACCGACGGCGATCTCCGCGAGTGGGGGATCGATCCCGAGACCGTCGAGAACGAGGTCGGCGTCCCGGACGTGCCGTGGTTCAACGCGGACGAGGAATGA
- a CDS encoding IS6 family transposase, translating into MAGIARLSGCIEWIDLDFVERQRAPERAMKLGIQFQLTGLSLSNTASLLKELGVERSCKAIHDWIQKAGLQPTEGRRPNQVAIDETVIRINDQQFWLYAAVDPETNALLHLRLFSTTTTAVTGMFLRELRERHELETAVFLVDGAHHLQTALTRAGLRFQTERHGNRNAIERIFRELKRRTSSFSNCFSHVEPQTAETRLQAFAVWLNAPN; encoded by the coding sequence ATGGCAGGAATCGCCCGCCTCAGCGGATGTATCGAGTGGATTGATTTGGATTTTGTGGAGCGCCAACGGGCACCCGAGCGTGCGATGAAGCTTGGTATTCAATTCCAGTTAACGGGGCTTTCACTGTCGAATACCGCGTCTCTGCTCAAAGAGTTGGGTGTCGAGCGCTCGTGTAAGGCAATCCACGATTGGATACAGAAAGCCGGTCTACAGCCCACGGAAGGCCGACGCCCGAATCAAGTTGCGATTGACGAGACCGTGATTCGAATCAATGATCAGCAGTTCTGGCTGTACGCTGCTGTCGATCCTGAGACGAACGCGCTGCTACACCTCCGATTATTTTCGACGACAACGACCGCAGTAACCGGGATGTTTCTCCGAGAACTCCGAGAAAGACACGAGCTTGAAACTGCAGTGTTTCTCGTCGATGGCGCTCACCACCTCCAAACTGCGCTTACCAGAGCTGGACTCCGATTTCAGACAGAACGCCACGGAAATCGGAATGCCATCGAACGTATCTTTCGAGAACTCAAACGCCGCACATCTTCGTTCTCAAACTGTTTCAGCCATGTTGAGCCTCAAACCGCAGAAACACGGCTCCAAGCATTTGCTGTTTGGCTCAATGCCCCAAACTAA
- a CDS encoding FkbM family methyltransferase, giving the protein MLVNGQTGHQFSDDYDGMLEIDTRRADDLIGDNNYQPPDVCKIDMEGAEYITLDEFRGTFADSTYRCFFCGIHTEKIADIGDSVGEVKRLLRSLGFEIQYLGYWQENYLIEAIPPSLTD; this is encoded by the coding sequence ATGTTGGTAAACGGACAAACAGGGCACCAGTTCTCCGATGACTACGATGGCATGCTCGAAATCGATACGCGACGTGCTGACGATCTAATCGGAGACAACAACTACCAACCGCCAGATGTTTGTAAAATCGACATGGAGGGGGCAGAATATATCACACTTGATGAATTTCGAGGCACCTTCGCTGACTCGACGTACCGCTGTTTCTTTTGTGGAATACACACCGAGAAAATAGCAGATATCGGTGACTCTGTCGGGGAAGTCAAAAGACTTCTCCGAAGCCTAGGATTTGAAATCCAGTATCTCGGCTATTGGCAGGAGAACTACCTCATCGAGGCCATCCCTCCCTCACTAACTGATTGA
- a CDS encoding glycosyltransferase family 4 protein, with the protein MKTALVTPRYPPTHAGGGEISARLLAEQLQEHNVADVTVYAFDGEKEETVGGVPVRRLADVPQYPYTLPNEIAYRKLREEDLDCDVLHAYNMHLHPTVGRLSAHLGVPAVATLNAYPLIDWGDISITPSLQRKVYERTVLRFERPRLKRQMRNIDLFLPLSSAVEQVYRKHGFADADYEVVPNMLDPSFEVPERTSGDSERTQLLYVGYLRDSKGVRHLIDAMDHLCSAYELKIVGDGPEKESLERRAAASEANERIDLTGEIPYERVTKAYTSADVFVHPGVWPEPFGRTILEAMQAGLPVVATDVGGPAETVPQPALRCEPADSSGLAVCIEHASKHRDRIGVENAHLVRERYSSDTVVPQFEAAYERVLGE; encoded by the coding sequence ATGAAAACCGCCCTCGTCACGCCCCGCTATCCGCCGACTCACGCCGGTGGCGGCGAAATAAGCGCTCGCCTACTCGCCGAACAGTTACAAGAGCACAACGTGGCCGACGTGACAGTGTACGCCTTCGACGGGGAAAAAGAGGAGACGGTCGGTGGCGTTCCGGTTCGTCGTCTCGCCGACGTGCCCCAATACCCTTACACGCTCCCGAACGAGATCGCCTATCGAAAACTCCGTGAAGAAGATCTCGACTGCGACGTGCTTCACGCGTACAACATGCACCTCCATCCTACAGTCGGTCGGCTCTCAGCGCATCTCGGTGTCCCGGCCGTCGCGACGCTGAACGCCTACCCGCTCATCGACTGGGGCGACATTAGCATCACGCCGTCACTCCAGCGGAAGGTGTATGAGCGGACCGTTCTTCGTTTTGAACGGCCACGACTGAAGCGACAGATGCGAAACATCGATCTGTTTCTCCCGCTCAGTAGTGCGGTGGAGCAGGTCTATCGGAAACACGGCTTCGCCGACGCCGACTACGAGGTAGTGCCGAACATGCTGGATCCCTCCTTTGAGGTTCCCGAACGGACCTCAGGCGATTCGGAGCGCACCCAACTGCTGTACGTCGGCTATCTCCGTGATTCGAAGGGTGTTCGTCATCTCATCGACGCGATGGACCACCTGTGCTCCGCATACGAACTAAAAATCGTTGGTGACGGACCGGAGAAGGAATCCCTAGAGCGACGAGCTGCCGCGAGCGAGGCTAACGAGCGAATCGATCTCACGGGTGAAATCCCCTACGAACGGGTCACGAAGGCTTACACGAGCGCGGACGTGTTCGTCCACCCTGGCGTCTGGCCGGAGCCGTTTGGCCGGACGATACTAGAGGCGATGCAGGCGGGACTACCCGTCGTCGCGACGGACGTGGGAGGGCCTGCGGAGACGGTGCCGCAACCTGCGCTACGCTGTGAGCCCGCCGACTCCTCCGGACTGGCAGTGTGTATCGAGCATGCCAGCAAACATCGTGACCGAATCGGTGTCGAAAACGCACACCTGGTCCGGGAGCGCTACAGCTCTGACACCGTTGTACCCCAGTTCGAAGCCGCCTACGAGCGCGTTCTTGGCGAATGA
- a CDS encoding glycosyltransferase, whose product MTDDGRRARDATNGSLAVAHWGEHANGGGDRLAWELSRVFENAPFFVGWRDEDVEPDDIESEQLIEGRFLAWALERDGLAKQFAHLLGWQIAEPLRVYDVLVTSGNEPLFYVPPDDQTWIAYIHHTNRRQSDQIDEVTSARFASPKLLLYYAMRVAYDHNTHKPDLFVVNSEVVKRRVVRYWGVDEDRIRVVYPPVNTSAYSPDDAKTEDYYLTLSRLDWHKDVDGIVKAFNGLDQQLIVAGDGPERDSLEEMAGKNVEFAGFVPEERKRELLAGAKAFVFNGRDEDFGIAPVEALAAGTPLLGIDEGMTRYQVVPGKNGYRHSRDGSPSIDEAVVRFETDGIEWSPDEIASFADRFSVSAFHEGMTNAVTEAVERSRIVPDWYEQY is encoded by the coding sequence ATGACTGACGACGGCAGGCGAGCAAGGGACGCGACGAACGGAAGTCTTGCCGTTGCCCACTGGGGCGAACACGCTAACGGCGGCGGCGACCGACTCGCCTGGGAACTCTCTCGTGTCTTCGAGAACGCTCCATTCTTCGTTGGCTGGCGCGATGAGGATGTTGAACCCGATGACATCGAATCCGAACAACTCATCGAAGGACGCTTCTTGGCTTGGGCACTGGAGCGTGACGGCCTCGCCAAACAGTTCGCTCACCTGCTCGGGTGGCAGATCGCCGAGCCTCTCCGTGTGTATGATGTGCTCGTCACTAGCGGGAACGAACCGCTGTTCTACGTTCCACCCGACGACCAGACCTGGATCGCCTATATCCACCACACAAATCGTCGGCAATCGGACCAGATCGACGAGGTCACGTCCGCTCGATTCGCGTCGCCGAAGCTTCTGCTCTACTACGCGATGCGAGTCGCCTACGATCACAACACACACAAACCGGACCTGTTCGTCGTGAACTCCGAGGTCGTGAAACGCCGTGTCGTCCGCTACTGGGGTGTCGACGAGGACCGGATCCGAGTTGTCTATCCACCCGTCAACACGTCCGCGTACTCCCCTGACGACGCCAAGACGGAGGACTACTACCTCACGCTCTCGCGTCTCGACTGGCACAAGGACGTCGACGGAATCGTGAAGGCGTTCAACGGGCTGGATCAGCAGTTGATCGTCGCCGGCGATGGACCAGAACGAGATTCGCTGGAGGAAATGGCCGGAAAGAACGTCGAATTCGCTGGATTTGTCCCCGAGGAACGGAAGCGAGAATTGCTCGCAGGCGCGAAGGCGTTCGTGTTCAACGGACGCGACGAGGATTTCGGTATTGCTCCTGTCGAGGCACTCGCCGCCGGAACACCGCTGCTGGGAATCGACGAGGGTATGACGCGTTACCAAGTCGTTCCCGGAAAGAACGGTTATCGCCACTCACGCGACGGCAGTCCGTCGATCGATGAAGCGGTCGTACGGTTCGAGACGGACGGGATCGAGTGGTCTCCAGACGAGATCGCGTCGTTCGCGGACCGGTTTTCAGTCTCGGCGTTTCACGAGGGGATGACAAACGCGGTCACCGAGGCAGTCGAGCGTTCTCGAATAGTTCCGGACTGGTACGAACAGTACTGA
- the aglG gene encoding glucosyl-dolichyl phosphate glucuronosyltransferase, with amino-acid sequence MKVSVVVCTYTMDRYDVFTEAVESALSQTYDPIEVVLVIDGNPEVYERAVADFGDRENVVIHDNEENRGISYSRTKGAELASGEIVAFIDDDGVAESDWIESLVEVYETTDAIAVGGDVRPNWQGDRPNFFPEEFYWLVGCVEPDFAEDGEEVRNTYGSNISYRRGKFLEVGGYDPNTGRKGDKHLQAHEAPVGIRLLEEFGRGMVFTEGAVVHHTLFEYRGEFRWLLFRSFWQGYSKRVMDLLYPDAPDDKGDYLKWLLTDRVPRRVEGLIRSPSMAAVTQLAAIGAFTGAVGLGYLYAVVTPNLVEKANR; translated from the coding sequence ATGAAGGTCTCCGTCGTCGTCTGTACGTACACGATGGACCGCTACGACGTGTTCACGGAGGCCGTCGAGAGCGCGCTTTCTCAGACGTACGACCCGATCGAGGTCGTGTTGGTGATCGACGGGAATCCCGAGGTGTACGAGCGGGCGGTCGCGGACTTCGGCGACCGCGAGAACGTCGTGATCCACGACAACGAGGAGAACCGCGGGATCTCCTACAGCCGGACGAAGGGCGCGGAGTTGGCATCCGGAGAGATCGTCGCGTTCATCGACGACGACGGCGTGGCGGAGAGCGACTGGATCGAGTCGCTCGTCGAGGTGTACGAGACGACCGACGCGATCGCGGTCGGCGGTGACGTGCGACCGAACTGGCAGGGTGACCGTCCGAACTTCTTTCCCGAGGAGTTCTACTGGCTCGTCGGCTGCGTCGAGCCCGACTTCGCCGAGGACGGCGAGGAGGTCCGGAACACGTACGGGTCGAACATCTCGTACCGCCGCGGGAAGTTCCTGGAGGTCGGCGGCTACGATCCGAACACCGGACGGAAGGGTGACAAACACCTCCAAGCGCACGAAGCGCCGGTGGGGATTCGTCTGTTAGAGGAGTTCGGGAGGGGGATGGTGTTCACCGAGGGCGCGGTCGTCCACCACACCCTGTTCGAGTATCGAGGGGAATTCCGTTGGCTATTGTTCCGGTCGTTCTGGCAGGGGTATTCGAAGCGCGTGATGGATCTGTTGTACCCCGATGCGCCCGACGACAAGGGAGATTATCTGAAATGGTTGCTGACGGACAGGGTACCACGCCGGGTGGAGGGATTGATCCGGTCTCCTTCCATGGCCGCAGTGACGCAGCTGGCGGCGATCGGCGCGTTCACCGGAGCGGTCGGGTTGGGATACTTGTACGCGGTGGTGACGCCGAACCTCGTTGAGAAGGCGAATCGGTAA